In Acidisarcina polymorpha, the DNA window GAGACGGTATCATCATCGGAACCCGTAATGATTCCTTCATACATGGCATCTTTGTGCCGCTCCCCCAGCATTGTGTGAAGCCTATTAATCAATTCCCAGCTTGTCATTTGAGGTAACATTACGACACTTTCCCTCTCTCCAGTATCACAGTGAGAACTTCCCCTCCCTTAGGACGAGATTACGCAGAAACATCGATGTGGCGTGCATGTTAGTTTACGCAGATGCGATGGCGTCTCGGCGGACCTGCGAAAGTGATCCGATGAGGAAGAGACGGACGGCTCCCATGAAGGAGCGCGCGTTTGTTGAGGCCGCGGAGACGACACCGGTGTTCACGTTGGTTAGGTTGACGGTGGCTCCCGGGACTGCTGCGCTGCTGGCATCGACGATCGATCCAGTGACCGTGGCACTGGTGATCTGCCCGAAGGCACGCGGAGAAATGAGGGATAGAGAGAGGGCTATTGCCCAGAGAGAGAGATGGTGAAACCTAAAGATCACCGTAATACCTCCATGCCCGTGGTGCTCGGCGCTATCGATTACTATTCAGCTCGACCATAATCAGACTGACAGGTATGATTTGTCAAGCATCTCGCGACGAAGTTTTTGAACTACTCAAGTTCTTGCAGTGCGAACACTTTGGAGGGAGAGCGTCAAGTGCGCCTTCCGCTTCACCCCGCCGCCGGGCTTCATAATGAAGATGACCAAGTAATTGCCAGATTGGCTTTTTAACGAGAGAGTTTGGGCTTCCCACTTAGCATTCGATGTATATACGGATCTCGAACGATATTTCGTGGGCTAGCAAGTATCTGTGGAGGGTAAGAGCAACGAAGATGAAGCGCATTCGCAAAGACGCAAAGGTCACTAAGAATCGACGCGGCCGACCGACGCTTCGCGGTGCCGAAATACTCACAAAGCAAATCTTGGAGGGAGCAACCAGACTTTTTCTGGAGCAAGGGTTCGCTCGCACAAAAATGGATGAGATTGCGAAGACATGCGGGATATCCAAGCAAACTGTCTATGCTCGTTTCGATTCCAAATATGCCCTCTTTGAAGCGCTCGTTATGCGCTACGGAGCGCTTCTTTTCGATCCAAGCGATGTGCCTAGCTACGATAATGAGACGGTAAGATGCGTTCTCATACAATTTGCGACAGAGGTTGTTTCAAACTTGCGACAGCCCGAAGTGCAGCGATTCTTCGCACTTGTAGCGGCAGAATCTAGAAGCTTTCCCGAGTTAGCCTCACAGTTTTGGGACATCGGACCGGGCCGGTTCAGGGTTCGGCTGCGTCCTTATTTGGAGCAACAGGTCGTCCGCGGGACGCTGAAGATAGGGGACCTAACTTTTGCCGTAGAACAAATGGCGGCGCTGCTTGCAGGCCCGCTGGTCGCTCGAATCGTTGTGGGACAGCCACCTTTTTTTGACAATGACGCAACCGCAAAGAGATGGATTGAGTCCGCTGTGGAGATTTTTCTTCAAACGTACGGTACACCGCTTGTCCATGAGGTGAAGGGAAACGCGGCACATAAGCGCGAGCTCAAGATTTCGAACAAAGCTAAAATCCCAGTGAACAAAAAGACGAAGAGCAAAGCTCGTCATCAAGGAACTGCTGACTAGCGAATCAGCTAAGTGGGAATCCCTCTCTTACGGTCAAGAGCGAGGGCGTACTCTCGATCCGTTTCCGATCGCCGCTTTTGCTAATCCCTCCATCATTCTCTCCCGTGACAAAAGCTTCCGCATAAACCACTTCTCTGAGGACGATGGCGCACTTCGAAACCCGGCACGCCCCTCTACGATCCAAGTAAAAGTGGTGGGGACCTCCTGCGCATTAGCTATGTCGCCGTATCATTCGCTGTCGTGACCGTCGCAGAATCACCAAAGATCACCTCGAGAACGTATCTGCCAGCTTATGGCTGGCGGAAACGAGTAAATCACGGTAACGAAGCTTGGGTATTTAGTGAAAGGAAAGGATGGCTGGGGGATAGCCGCAATAGCCTAATCGTTAAATCCACAGGTGCCAGAGGCGTCACAACTTGCGAAACTTGTTGTGTGACTGCTGAGACGACCTGAATTCCGTCGGTCTTTGCGAGAATTGCTGGCGGAAGGCCGAGGCGAAATGAGACGCGCTTCTGAAACCGCAAGTTAGAGCAATCTCCAAGGCGCTCTTGTCTGTGTGGCATAGCATCGATCTCGCTGACTGCATTCTCAAATGCAGAACATGCCGGTGCGGGGACATACCCAAAGCTTTCCTGAATAAAGCCGCGAAGTGAAACTGACTGATGCCAGCCTCCCTAGAGAGGACTCGAAGGTCGAGGTCGTCCGACAAGTGGGCGTCGATGTATTCCAGGACTCTTATCAAGCGGTAGTCGGAGATTCGCTCACGAGCCAGCGACTTTTGCCACTCGAAACCTTTGGATGACCCAAGTAGAAGATGTGCAGCAAGCCACTGTGCTGAGGCCTGAGCGTAAAAATCCGGCGCTCCGCCCTTGAGAGCGGCGAGCACTGACAAACCGAAGCTCGTGATCACTGGATCATCCAAAAACGGAATCGCGCTTAGAGCTGTTTGACTCGCGCTACTGGGCTTGCATATTTCTTGTGCAACAAAATCGACAGTATCTTGCGGCAACATTAAGATGAGAGAGGAATAACTCCTCTGGTCCTCTAGGCGGAGCCGTACGACACTTTCATGTCCTACAGGATGGAAAGTGCCCGTTCCTCGGAAGTAGTGCGTCATGCCACGCCATTTCCCCTCGGAAAATGAATCCACCTTGACGCTTCCGTCGAGAAGCAAGCATATTGCCGGATCACGAAGTGCCGGCACTTCGATCGCTCTCCATAAGGCTGCTGCTCCTGAACGAGTACATTCAGCGATCGCCAACCCGCCGAGTCGCTAGTCAAAAGTGCTTTATATGCCCCTTCAGGAAACTACCTGTTCAGGTAGTCGGATGGGCTCTTCAATCTGGCATCGCCTCCTCTGTTACTCACGCTTTTGAGCGTTATTCGCCTTACAGAAGTGCATTGGCCCGTCGCTAGCCGATCTTTCACCGGCTTGCGGTACCCTCCATTGTTCTCACAGAATTCGGCTTAAGCAAGAAAGTTGATCATAAGCGTCGAACTCCTCAACGAATACGAGATGGTTTCTCAGCGAAGGTATAGAGAGGTTATAGAGCATTCTTCGATCGGTATGCGCGCTTTTGGCGTATTTCTTTGGGGGAGTACGGAGCACAACGCCCGTGCATGCCCTCAACCTGATCTGGTCGGCTCATATTCGTAAACAGCCATTCCCGGAAAGCCCGAGCTTCCCGAACTGACGTAAACGATCCGCCAGAGCGATTGCTTTCCTTCCGAATTGCTGGAGCGGAGGGGTTGACCGAGCCACAAGGCGTGTCTGGAGATAACTAAGCAGCTGGCGGTGTAGTTAAGCCCCAATGGTATGTTGAGGCCGGTTGACTTCCAAGCAGTTGGAACTCGATGTCCTGACATTCCTATGGCACCATGCTCTCATTCTTTGGCCAGCCAGGAATGAGCCGCTACCATGTTTG includes these proteins:
- a CDS encoding carboxypeptidase-like regulatory domain-containing protein, with product MIFRFHHLSLWAIALSLSLISPRAFGQITSATVTGSIVDASSAAVPGATVNLTNVNTGVVSAASTNARSFMGAVRLFLIGSLSQVRRDAIASA
- a CDS encoding TetR/AcrR family transcriptional regulator; the protein is MKRIRKDAKVTKNRRGRPTLRGAEILTKQILEGATRLFLEQGFARTKMDEIAKTCGISKQTVYARFDSKYALFEALVMRYGALLFDPSDVPSYDNETVRCVLIQFATEVVSNLRQPEVQRFFALVAAESRSFPELASQFWDIGPGRFRVRLRPYLEQQVVRGTLKIGDLTFAVEQMAALLAGPLVARIVVGQPPFFDNDATAKRWIESAVEIFLQTYGTPLVHEVKGNAAHKRELKISNKAKIPVNKKTKSKARHQGTAD
- a CDS encoding AraC family transcriptional regulator, yielding MTHYFRGTGTFHPVGHESVVRLRLEDQRSYSSLILMLPQDTVDFVAQEICKPSSASQTALSAIPFLDDPVITSFGLSVLAALKGGAPDFYAQASAQWLAAHLLLGSSKGFEWQKSLARERISDYRLIRVLEYIDAHLSDDLDLRVLSREAGISQFHFAALFRKALGMSPHRHVLHLRMQSARSMLCHTDKSALEIALTCGFRSASHFASAFRQQFSQRPTEFRSSQQSHNKFRKL